One window of the Syngnathus typhle isolate RoL2023-S1 ecotype Sweden linkage group LG21, RoL_Styp_1.0, whole genome shotgun sequence genome contains the following:
- the grip1 gene encoding glutamate receptor-interacting protein 1 isoform X9 — protein MERFLALLRLLQRRRRRRYRADDDYQEGYDDVYFYTSKYHARLLHEGPYTKQSAGSRPSDGALAVRRQSIPDEFRGCTLVELMKKEGTTLGLTVSGGIDKDGKPRVSNLRQGGIAARSDQLNVGDYIRSVNGINLAKFRHDEIISLLKNVGERVLLEVEYELPPVSVQGSGVIFKTVEVTLHKEGNSFGFVIRGGACEDRNKCRPIVIATVRSGGPADREGSIKPGDRLLSVDGIRLHGNTLAEAMSVLKQSGQEATMLLEYDVSVMDSVSSASGPLLVEVAKATGSSLGVALSSSMFCSKQVIVIDKVKAASIADRCGALHAGDHILSVDGKSMEFCSLAEATQLLSASCHNVRLEILPQHQARPALNAPQQALGHTFSPGSMSAYSLSSLNMSIPRNAYPTSPRGTLMRKKQKKKDFKSSLSLASSTVGLAGQVVHTETTEVTLLGDGVMGFGLQLQGGVFATETLSSPPLIAYIDPDSPAERCGILQIGDRILSINGVPTEDSTLEETNQLLRDSSITAQLTLEIEFDVAESVIPSSGTFHVKLPKKPGVELGITISSPSNRKAGDPLIISDIKKGSVAHRTGTLELGDKLLAIDNIRVETCSMEEAVQILRQCEELVKLKIRKDEDNSDEQEVSGSIIYTVELQRYGGPLGITISGTEEPFDPIIISSLTKGGLAERTGAIHVGDRILAINSSSLKGKPLSEAITLLQQAGETVTLKIKKHGERTSSLRQTGRGRRRTSACICLCAVSSPKSCPGQENHDGEGGEEPPLTAPPPSAQRLFGTLPSVDSAVESWDGSNVDGGFGSPTPSFQSSPFTFHEWRNAKTGNSQSPASSRRRANPLPDLSGLNDDWEHVTLGGFTVGHDGTEPDQEENFWSQALEDLETCGQSGILRELEEPEKETALLTRATIMSGSTLSLNHEPPASRTSLGRQASFQERSNTRPQVTPRSNTLPSDPQRRAFAMKKMRQEVNDILNQTPVELRKLTLEKSSDLEDFGFSVSDGVLDRGVYVNNIRGGGPAERGGLQAYDRLLQINHVRTRDFDCCLVVPLIAESSNRLDLVISRNPASSANPLTNHTEGTDNSHAPQPTAYQKEAREDAGEDGAPIKWKKPGDGLGAGLGAGLVTNTSV, from the exons ATGGAGCGCTTCCTGGCTCTCCTGCGCCTGCTCCAAAGGAGGCGCAGGAGGAGGTACCGCGCCGACGACGACTACCAGGAAGGATACGACGACGTCTACTTCTACACCAGCAAGTACCACGCGCGCCTGCTAC ATGAAGGTCCGTACACCAAACAGTCGGCGGGCTCGCGTCCGTCGGACGGCGCGCTGGCCGTCAGGAGGCAGAGCATCCCGG ATGAGTTCCGGGGCTGCACGCTGGTGGAGCTGATGAAGAAGGAGGGCACCACGCTGGGGCTGACCGTGTCGGGCGGCATCGACAAGGACGGAAAGCCGCGGGTGTCCAACCTGAGGCAGGGAGGGATCGCCGCCAG GAGCGACCAGCTGAACGTGGGCGACTACATCCGCTCCGTCAACGGCATCAACTTGGCCAAGTTCCGCCACGACGAGATCATCAGCCTGCTGAAGAACGTGGGCGAGCGCGTGCTGCTGGAGGTGGAATACGAGCTGCCGCCCGTCT CCGTGCAGGGTTCGGGTGTCATCTTCAAGACGGTGGAGGTGACGCTGCACAAGGAAGGGAACAGCTTTGGATTCGTCATCAGAG GTGGAGCCTGTGAAGACAGGAACAAGTGTCGACCCATCGTCATAGCAACCGTGCGCTCGGGAGGGCCAGCCGACAG GGAGGGCAGCATCAAACCTGGCGACCGTCTGCTGAGCGTTGACGGCATCCGTCTCCACGGCAACACGCTGGCGGAAGCCATGAGCGTTCTGAAGCAGAGCGGACAGGAAGCCACCATGCTGCTGGAGTACGACGTCTCCGTCATGG ACTCGGTGTCTTCGGCGTCGGGTCCTCTGCTGGTGGAGGTTGCCAAGGCGACGGGCTCCAGCCTGGGCGTGGCTCTGTCCTCGTCCATGTTCTGCAGCAAGCAGGTCATCGTCATTGACAAAGTGAAAGCGGCCAGCATCGCCGACAG GTGCGGCGCCCTCCACGCGGGCGATCACATCCTGTCGGTGGACGGCAAATCCATGGAGTTCTGCTCCCTGGCCGAGGCCACGCAGCTGCTCTCGGCTTCCTGCCACAACGTGCGCTTGGAGATCCTGCCGCAGCACCAGGCCCGCCCGGCCCTCAACGCGCCGCAGCAAG CGCTGGGCCACACGTTCTCGCCGGGCTCCATGTCGGCGTACAGTCTGTCGTCCCTCAACATGAGCATTCCCAGGAACGCGTATCCCACCAGTCCGCGGGGCACGCTCATGAggaagaagcagaagaagaaggacTTCAAGAGCTCCC tgTCCCTGGCGTCCAGCACGGTGGGTCTGGCCGGCCAGGTGGTCCACACCGAGACCACCGAGGTGACCTTGCTGGGCGACGGCGTCATGGGCTTCGGCCTCCAGCTGCAGGGCGGCGTCTTTGCCACCGAGACGCTCTCCTCGCCCCCGCTCATCGCTTACATCGACCCTGACAGCCCCGCTGAGAG GTGCGGCATCCTCCAGATCGGCGACAGGATCTTGTCCATCAACGGAGTTCCCACAGAAGACTCCACTTTGGAAGAAACCAATCAGCTGCTCAGAGACTCCTCCATCACCGCACAACTCACACTGGAGATTGAGTTCGACGTGGCCg AATCGGTCATCCCGTCCTCCGGAACCTTCCACGTGAAGCTGCCCAAGAAACCGGGAGTGGAACTGGGAATCACCATCAGCT CGCCGTCCAACAGGAAAGCGGGGGACCCTCTCATCATCTCAGACATCAAGAAGGGCAGCGTGGCTCACAG GACGGGCACGCTGGAGCTGGGAGACAAGCTGCTGGCCATCGACAACATCCGCGTGGAGACCTGCTCCATGGAGGAGGCCGTGCAGATCCTGCGGCAGTGCGAGGAGCTGGTCAAGCTCAAGATACGCAAAGACGAGGACAACTCCG ACGAGCAGGAGGTGTCGGGGAGCATCATCTACACGGTGGAGCTGCAGCGCTACGGAGGGCCCCTGGGCATCACCATCTCCGGCACCGAGGAGCCTTTCGACCCTATCATCATCTCCTCGCTCACCAAGGGAGGCCTGGCCGAGAG GACGGGCGCCATCCACGTGGGCGACCGCATCCTGGCCATCAACAGCAGCAGCCTGAAGGGCAAACCCCTGAGCGAGGCCATCACCCTCCTCCAGCAGGCGGGGGAGACCGTCACGCTCAAGATCAAGAAACACGGCGAACGTACGTCCTCGCTGCGCCAAACCGGTCGCGGGCGTCGCCGAACCTCAGCCTGCATTTGCCTCTGCGCAGTGTCCAGTCCCAAATCGTGTCCGGGCCAGGAGAACCACGACGGCGAGGGCGGAGAGGAGCCCCCTCTCACGGCGCCGCCCCCTTCGGCTCAGAGGTTGTTCGGCACGCTGCCCTCCGTCGACAGCGCCGTGGAGTCCTGGGACGGGTCCAACGTGGACGGCGGCTTCGGCAGCCCGA ctccttcctTCCAGTCGTCGCCCTTCACCTTCCACGAGTGGCGCAACGCCAAGACGGGCAACAGCCAATCGCCCGCTTCGTCTCGCCGGAGAGCCAATCCGCTGCCGGACCTGTCGGGCCTCAACGACGACTGGGAACACGTCACGCTCGGCGG GTTCACGGTAGGACATGATGGGACAGAACCGGACCAGGAGGAGAACTTCTGGTCTCAGGCTCTGGAGGATCTGGAGACGTGTGGACAGAGCGGAATCCTCAGAGAACtggag GAACCGGAAAAGGAGACGGCGCTCCTCACTAGG GCCACCATCATGTCCGGCTCCACCCTCAGCCTGAACCACGAGCCGCCCGCCTCGCGCACCTCGCTGGGACGCCAGGCCAGCTTCCAGGAACGCAGCAACACCCGCCCCCAG GTGACCCCGCGCTCCAACACCTTGCCCTCCGACCCCCAGCGCAGAGCCTTCGCCATGAAGAAGATGAGGCAGGAAGTCAACGACATCCTCAATCAGACGCCGGTGGAGCTTCGCAAG CTGACTCTGGAAAAGTCTTCCGACTTGGAGGACTTTGGCTTCAGCGTGTCGGACGGCGTTCTCGATCGCGGCGTTTACGTCAACAACATCCGCGGCGGCGGCCCGGCCGAGCGCGGAGGCCTGCAAGCGTACGACCGCCTCCTCCAG ATCAACCACGTGCGCACTCGAGACTTTGACTGCTGCCTGGTGGTTCCGCTCATCGCCGAGTCGTCCAACCGCTTGGATTTGGTCATCAGCCGAAACCCCGCCTCCTCTGCCAACCCGCTGACCAATCATACGGAAGGCACAGACAATAGCCACGCCCCTCAGCCCACCGCTTACCAAAAGGAAGCGCGTGAGGACGCGGGCGAGGACGGCGCGCCAATCAAGTGGAAGAAACCTGGGGACGGGCTGGGGGCCGGCCTGGGGGCGGGGCTAGTCACCAACACTTCTGTATAG
- the grip1 gene encoding glutamate receptor-interacting protein 1 isoform X8 encodes MPGWKKNIPACLQADQEGDEGPYTKQSAGSRPSDGALAVRRQSIPDEFRGCTLVELMKKEGTTLGLTVSGGIDKDGKPRVSNLRQGGIAARSDQLNVGDYIRSVNGINLAKFRHDEIISLLKNVGERVLLEVEYELPPVSVQGSGVIFKTVEVTLHKEGNSFGFVIRGGACEDRNKCRPIVIATVRSGGPADREGSIKPGDRLLSVDGIRLHGNTLAEAMSVLKQSGQEATMLLEYDVSVMDSVSSASGPLLVEVAKATGSSLGVALSSSMFCSKQVIVIDKVKAASIADRCGALHAGDHILSVDGKSMEFCSLAEATQLLSASCHNVRLEILPQHQARPALNAPQQVKVQRSPRPLPWETGTSAPILPPYHYNTYHPDQSGGRSHNRHANNASLGHTFSPGSMSAYSLSSLNMSIPRNAYPTSPRGTLMRKKQKKKDFKSSLSLASSTVGLAGQVVHTETTEVTLLGDGVMGFGLQLQGGVFATETLSSPPLIAYIDPDSPAERCGILQIGDRILSINGVPTEDSTLEETNQLLRDSSITAQLTLEIEFDVAESVIPSSGTFHVKLPKKPGVELGITISSPSNRKAGDPLIISDIKKGSVAHRTGTLELGDKLLAIDNIRVETCSMEEAVQILRQCEELVKLKIRKDEDNSGKRRPASRPLAKRQPTPTPRLADEQEVSGSIIYTVELQRYGGPLGITISGTEEPFDPIIISSLTKGGLAERTGAIHVGDRILAINSSSLKGKPLSEAITLLQQAGETVTLKIKKHGELSSPKSCPGQENHDGEGGEEPPLTAPPPSAQRLFGTLPSVDSAVESWDGSNVDGGFGSPTPSFQSSPFTFHEWRNAKTGNSQSPASSRRRANPLPDLSGLNDDWEHVTLGGFTVGHDGTEPDQEENFWSQALEDLETCGQSGILRELEEPEKETALLTRATIMSGSTLSLNHEPPASRTSLGRQASFQERSNTRPQVTPRSNTLPSDPQRRAFAMKKMRQEVNDILNQTPVELRKLTLEKSSDLEDFGFSVSDGVLDRGVYVNNIRGGGPAERGGLQAYDRLLQINHVRTRDFDCCLVVPLIAESSNRLDLVISRNPASSANPLTNHTEGTDNSHAPQPTAYQKEAREDAGEDGAPIKWKKPGDGLGAGLGAGLVTNTSV; translated from the exons ATGCCCGGATGGAAAAAGAACATCCCGGCCTGCCTGCAAGCGGACCAAGAAGGAG ATGAAGGTCCGTACACCAAACAGTCGGCGGGCTCGCGTCCGTCGGACGGCGCGCTGGCCGTCAGGAGGCAGAGCATCCCGG ATGAGTTCCGGGGCTGCACGCTGGTGGAGCTGATGAAGAAGGAGGGCACCACGCTGGGGCTGACCGTGTCGGGCGGCATCGACAAGGACGGAAAGCCGCGGGTGTCCAACCTGAGGCAGGGAGGGATCGCCGCCAG GAGCGACCAGCTGAACGTGGGCGACTACATCCGCTCCGTCAACGGCATCAACTTGGCCAAGTTCCGCCACGACGAGATCATCAGCCTGCTGAAGAACGTGGGCGAGCGCGTGCTGCTGGAGGTGGAATACGAGCTGCCGCCCGTCT CCGTGCAGGGTTCGGGTGTCATCTTCAAGACGGTGGAGGTGACGCTGCACAAGGAAGGGAACAGCTTTGGATTCGTCATCAGAG GTGGAGCCTGTGAAGACAGGAACAAGTGTCGACCCATCGTCATAGCAACCGTGCGCTCGGGAGGGCCAGCCGACAG GGAGGGCAGCATCAAACCTGGCGACCGTCTGCTGAGCGTTGACGGCATCCGTCTCCACGGCAACACGCTGGCGGAAGCCATGAGCGTTCTGAAGCAGAGCGGACAGGAAGCCACCATGCTGCTGGAGTACGACGTCTCCGTCATGG ACTCGGTGTCTTCGGCGTCGGGTCCTCTGCTGGTGGAGGTTGCCAAGGCGACGGGCTCCAGCCTGGGCGTGGCTCTGTCCTCGTCCATGTTCTGCAGCAAGCAGGTCATCGTCATTGACAAAGTGAAAGCGGCCAGCATCGCCGACAG GTGCGGCGCCCTCCACGCGGGCGATCACATCCTGTCGGTGGACGGCAAATCCATGGAGTTCTGCTCCCTGGCCGAGGCCACGCAGCTGCTCTCGGCTTCCTGCCACAACGTGCGCTTGGAGATCCTGCCGCAGCACCAGGCCCGCCCGGCCCTCAACGCGCCGCAGCAAG TCAAGGTGCAGCGTtctccccgccccctcccctggGAGACGGGAACCTCCGCACCCATCCTCCCCCCTTACCACTACAACACGTACCATCCTGACCAATCGGGCGGCAGGTCGCACAACCGCCATGCAAACAACGCGT CGCTGGGCCACACGTTCTCGCCGGGCTCCATGTCGGCGTACAGTCTGTCGTCCCTCAACATGAGCATTCCCAGGAACGCGTATCCCACCAGTCCGCGGGGCACGCTCATGAggaagaagcagaagaagaaggacTTCAAGAGCTCCC tgTCCCTGGCGTCCAGCACGGTGGGTCTGGCCGGCCAGGTGGTCCACACCGAGACCACCGAGGTGACCTTGCTGGGCGACGGCGTCATGGGCTTCGGCCTCCAGCTGCAGGGCGGCGTCTTTGCCACCGAGACGCTCTCCTCGCCCCCGCTCATCGCTTACATCGACCCTGACAGCCCCGCTGAGAG GTGCGGCATCCTCCAGATCGGCGACAGGATCTTGTCCATCAACGGAGTTCCCACAGAAGACTCCACTTTGGAAGAAACCAATCAGCTGCTCAGAGACTCCTCCATCACCGCACAACTCACACTGGAGATTGAGTTCGACGTGGCCg AATCGGTCATCCCGTCCTCCGGAACCTTCCACGTGAAGCTGCCCAAGAAACCGGGAGTGGAACTGGGAATCACCATCAGCT CGCCGTCCAACAGGAAAGCGGGGGACCCTCTCATCATCTCAGACATCAAGAAGGGCAGCGTGGCTCACAG GACGGGCACGCTGGAGCTGGGAGACAAGCTGCTGGCCATCGACAACATCCGCGTGGAGACCTGCTCCATGGAGGAGGCCGTGCAGATCCTGCGGCAGTGCGAGGAGCTGGTCAAGCTCAAGATACGCAAAGACGAGGACAACTCCGGTAAGCGACGGCCGGCGAGTCGCCCGTTAGCGAAGCGGCAGCCCACCCCTACGCCTCGCCTCGCAGACGAGCAGGAGGTGTCGGGGAGCATCATCTACACGGTGGAGCTGCAGCGCTACGGAGGGCCCCTGGGCATCACCATCTCCGGCACCGAGGAGCCTTTCGACCCTATCATCATCTCCTCGCTCACCAAGGGAGGCCTGGCCGAGAG GACGGGCGCCATCCACGTGGGCGACCGCATCCTGGCCATCAACAGCAGCAGCCTGAAGGGCAAACCCCTGAGCGAGGCCATCACCCTCCTCCAGCAGGCGGGGGAGACCGTCACGCTCAAGATCAAGAAACACGGCGAAC TGTCCAGTCCCAAATCGTGTCCGGGCCAGGAGAACCACGACGGCGAGGGCGGAGAGGAGCCCCCTCTCACGGCGCCGCCCCCTTCGGCTCAGAGGTTGTTCGGCACGCTGCCCTCCGTCGACAGCGCCGTGGAGTCCTGGGACGGGTCCAACGTGGACGGCGGCTTCGGCAGCCCGA ctccttcctTCCAGTCGTCGCCCTTCACCTTCCACGAGTGGCGCAACGCCAAGACGGGCAACAGCCAATCGCCCGCTTCGTCTCGCCGGAGAGCCAATCCGCTGCCGGACCTGTCGGGCCTCAACGACGACTGGGAACACGTCACGCTCGGCGG GTTCACGGTAGGACATGATGGGACAGAACCGGACCAGGAGGAGAACTTCTGGTCTCAGGCTCTGGAGGATCTGGAGACGTGTGGACAGAGCGGAATCCTCAGAGAACtggag GAACCGGAAAAGGAGACGGCGCTCCTCACTAGG GCCACCATCATGTCCGGCTCCACCCTCAGCCTGAACCACGAGCCGCCCGCCTCGCGCACCTCGCTGGGACGCCAGGCCAGCTTCCAGGAACGCAGCAACACCCGCCCCCAG GTGACCCCGCGCTCCAACACCTTGCCCTCCGACCCCCAGCGCAGAGCCTTCGCCATGAAGAAGATGAGGCAGGAAGTCAACGACATCCTCAATCAGACGCCGGTGGAGCTTCGCAAG CTGACTCTGGAAAAGTCTTCCGACTTGGAGGACTTTGGCTTCAGCGTGTCGGACGGCGTTCTCGATCGCGGCGTTTACGTCAACAACATCCGCGGCGGCGGCCCGGCCGAGCGCGGAGGCCTGCAAGCGTACGACCGCCTCCTCCAG ATCAACCACGTGCGCACTCGAGACTTTGACTGCTGCCTGGTGGTTCCGCTCATCGCCGAGTCGTCCAACCGCTTGGATTTGGTCATCAGCCGAAACCCCGCCTCCTCTGCCAACCCGCTGACCAATCATACGGAAGGCACAGACAATAGCCACGCCCCTCAGCCCACCGCTTACCAAAAGGAAGCGCGTGAGGACGCGGGCGAGGACGGCGCGCCAATCAAGTGGAAGAAACCTGGGGACGGGCTGGGGGCCGGCCTGGGGGCGGGGCTAGTCACCAACACTTCTGTATAG
- the grip1 gene encoding glutamate receptor-interacting protein 1 isoform X16 has product MPGWKKNIPACLQADQEGDEGPYTKQSAGSRPSDGALAVRRQSIPDEFRGCTLVELMKKEGTTLGLTVSGGIDKDGKPRVSNLRQGGIAARSDQLNVGDYIRSVNGINLAKFRHDEIISLLKNVGERVLLEVEYELPPVSVQGSGVIFKTVEVTLHKEGNSFGFVIRGGACEDRNKCRPIVIATVRSGGPADREGSIKPGDRLLSVDGIRLHGNTLAEAMSVLKQSGQEATMLLEYDVSVMDSVSSASGPLLVEVAKATGSSLGVALSSSMFCSKQVIVIDKVKAASIADRCGALHAGDHILSVDGKSMEFCSLAEATQLLSASCHNVRLEILPQHQARPALNAPQQALGHTFSPGSMSAYSLSSLNMSIPRNAYPTSPRGTLMRKKQKKKDFKSSLSLASSTVGLAGQVVHTETTEVTLLGDGVMGFGLQLQGGVFATETLSSPPLIAYIDPDSPAERCGILQIGDRILSINGVPTEDSTLEETNQLLRDSSITAQLTLEIEFDVAESVIPSSGTFHVKLPKKPGVELGITISSPSNRKAGDPLIISDIKKGSVAHRTGTLELGDKLLAIDNIRVETCSMEEAVQILRQCEELVKLKIRKDEDNSDEQEVSGSIIYTVELQRYGGPLGITISGTEEPFDPIIISSLTKGGLAERTGAIHVGDRILAINSSSLKGKPLSEAITLLQQAGETVTLKIKKHGERTSSLRQTGRGRRRTSACICLCAVSSPKSCPGQENHDGEGGEEPPLTAPPPSAQRLFGTLPSVDSAVESWDGSNVDGGFGSPTPSFQSSPFTFHEWRNAKTGNSQSPASSRRRANPLPDLSGLNDDWEHVTLGGFTVGHDGTEPDQEENFWSQALEDLETCGQSGILRELEATIMSGSTLSLNHEPPASRTSLGRQASFQERSNTRPQVTPRSNTLPSDPQRRAFAMKKMRQEVNDILNQTPVELRKLTLEKSSDLEDFGFSVSDGVLDRGVYVNNIRGGGPAERGGLQAYDRLLQINHVRTRDFDCCLVVPLIAESSNRLDLVISRNPASSANPLTNHTEGTDNSHAPQPTAYQKEAREDAGEDGAPIKWKKPGDGLGAGLGAGLVTNTSV; this is encoded by the exons ATGCCCGGATGGAAAAAGAACATCCCGGCCTGCCTGCAAGCGGACCAAGAAGGAG ATGAAGGTCCGTACACCAAACAGTCGGCGGGCTCGCGTCCGTCGGACGGCGCGCTGGCCGTCAGGAGGCAGAGCATCCCGG ATGAGTTCCGGGGCTGCACGCTGGTGGAGCTGATGAAGAAGGAGGGCACCACGCTGGGGCTGACCGTGTCGGGCGGCATCGACAAGGACGGAAAGCCGCGGGTGTCCAACCTGAGGCAGGGAGGGATCGCCGCCAG GAGCGACCAGCTGAACGTGGGCGACTACATCCGCTCCGTCAACGGCATCAACTTGGCCAAGTTCCGCCACGACGAGATCATCAGCCTGCTGAAGAACGTGGGCGAGCGCGTGCTGCTGGAGGTGGAATACGAGCTGCCGCCCGTCT CCGTGCAGGGTTCGGGTGTCATCTTCAAGACGGTGGAGGTGACGCTGCACAAGGAAGGGAACAGCTTTGGATTCGTCATCAGAG GTGGAGCCTGTGAAGACAGGAACAAGTGTCGACCCATCGTCATAGCAACCGTGCGCTCGGGAGGGCCAGCCGACAG GGAGGGCAGCATCAAACCTGGCGACCGTCTGCTGAGCGTTGACGGCATCCGTCTCCACGGCAACACGCTGGCGGAAGCCATGAGCGTTCTGAAGCAGAGCGGACAGGAAGCCACCATGCTGCTGGAGTACGACGTCTCCGTCATGG ACTCGGTGTCTTCGGCGTCGGGTCCTCTGCTGGTGGAGGTTGCCAAGGCGACGGGCTCCAGCCTGGGCGTGGCTCTGTCCTCGTCCATGTTCTGCAGCAAGCAGGTCATCGTCATTGACAAAGTGAAAGCGGCCAGCATCGCCGACAG GTGCGGCGCCCTCCACGCGGGCGATCACATCCTGTCGGTGGACGGCAAATCCATGGAGTTCTGCTCCCTGGCCGAGGCCACGCAGCTGCTCTCGGCTTCCTGCCACAACGTGCGCTTGGAGATCCTGCCGCAGCACCAGGCCCGCCCGGCCCTCAACGCGCCGCAGCAAG CGCTGGGCCACACGTTCTCGCCGGGCTCCATGTCGGCGTACAGTCTGTCGTCCCTCAACATGAGCATTCCCAGGAACGCGTATCCCACCAGTCCGCGGGGCACGCTCATGAggaagaagcagaagaagaaggacTTCAAGAGCTCCC tgTCCCTGGCGTCCAGCACGGTGGGTCTGGCCGGCCAGGTGGTCCACACCGAGACCACCGAGGTGACCTTGCTGGGCGACGGCGTCATGGGCTTCGGCCTCCAGCTGCAGGGCGGCGTCTTTGCCACCGAGACGCTCTCCTCGCCCCCGCTCATCGCTTACATCGACCCTGACAGCCCCGCTGAGAG GTGCGGCATCCTCCAGATCGGCGACAGGATCTTGTCCATCAACGGAGTTCCCACAGAAGACTCCACTTTGGAAGAAACCAATCAGCTGCTCAGAGACTCCTCCATCACCGCACAACTCACACTGGAGATTGAGTTCGACGTGGCCg AATCGGTCATCCCGTCCTCCGGAACCTTCCACGTGAAGCTGCCCAAGAAACCGGGAGTGGAACTGGGAATCACCATCAGCT CGCCGTCCAACAGGAAAGCGGGGGACCCTCTCATCATCTCAGACATCAAGAAGGGCAGCGTGGCTCACAG GACGGGCACGCTGGAGCTGGGAGACAAGCTGCTGGCCATCGACAACATCCGCGTGGAGACCTGCTCCATGGAGGAGGCCGTGCAGATCCTGCGGCAGTGCGAGGAGCTGGTCAAGCTCAAGATACGCAAAGACGAGGACAACTCCG ACGAGCAGGAGGTGTCGGGGAGCATCATCTACACGGTGGAGCTGCAGCGCTACGGAGGGCCCCTGGGCATCACCATCTCCGGCACCGAGGAGCCTTTCGACCCTATCATCATCTCCTCGCTCACCAAGGGAGGCCTGGCCGAGAG GACGGGCGCCATCCACGTGGGCGACCGCATCCTGGCCATCAACAGCAGCAGCCTGAAGGGCAAACCCCTGAGCGAGGCCATCACCCTCCTCCAGCAGGCGGGGGAGACCGTCACGCTCAAGATCAAGAAACACGGCGAACGTACGTCCTCGCTGCGCCAAACCGGTCGCGGGCGTCGCCGAACCTCAGCCTGCATTTGCCTCTGCGCAGTGTCCAGTCCCAAATCGTGTCCGGGCCAGGAGAACCACGACGGCGAGGGCGGAGAGGAGCCCCCTCTCACGGCGCCGCCCCCTTCGGCTCAGAGGTTGTTCGGCACGCTGCCCTCCGTCGACAGCGCCGTGGAGTCCTGGGACGGGTCCAACGTGGACGGCGGCTTCGGCAGCCCGA ctccttcctTCCAGTCGTCGCCCTTCACCTTCCACGAGTGGCGCAACGCCAAGACGGGCAACAGCCAATCGCCCGCTTCGTCTCGCCGGAGAGCCAATCCGCTGCCGGACCTGTCGGGCCTCAACGACGACTGGGAACACGTCACGCTCGGCGG GTTCACGGTAGGACATGATGGGACAGAACCGGACCAGGAGGAGAACTTCTGGTCTCAGGCTCTGGAGGATCTGGAGACGTGTGGACAGAGCGGAATCCTCAGAGAACtggag GCCACCATCATGTCCGGCTCCACCCTCAGCCTGAACCACGAGCCGCCCGCCTCGCGCACCTCGCTGGGACGCCAGGCCAGCTTCCAGGAACGCAGCAACACCCGCCCCCAG GTGACCCCGCGCTCCAACACCTTGCCCTCCGACCCCCAGCGCAGAGCCTTCGCCATGAAGAAGATGAGGCAGGAAGTCAACGACATCCTCAATCAGACGCCGGTGGAGCTTCGCAAG CTGACTCTGGAAAAGTCTTCCGACTTGGAGGACTTTGGCTTCAGCGTGTCGGACGGCGTTCTCGATCGCGGCGTTTACGTCAACAACATCCGCGGCGGCGGCCCGGCCGAGCGCGGAGGCCTGCAAGCGTACGACCGCCTCCTCCAG ATCAACCACGTGCGCACTCGAGACTTTGACTGCTGCCTGGTGGTTCCGCTCATCGCCGAGTCGTCCAACCGCTTGGATTTGGTCATCAGCCGAAACCCCGCCTCCTCTGCCAACCCGCTGACCAATCATACGGAAGGCACAGACAATAGCCACGCCCCTCAGCCCACCGCTTACCAAAAGGAAGCGCGTGAGGACGCGGGCGAGGACGGCGCGCCAATCAAGTGGAAGAAACCTGGGGACGGGCTGGGGGCCGGCCTGGGGGCGGGGCTAGTCACCAACACTTCTGTATAG